CGGTGTCGGCGACGACCCGGCCGAAGCGGCCGGGCGAAGTCGACGGCCGTGACTACTACTTCGTCGATCGGCCGAAATTCGACGCCATGGTCGAGGCCGGCGAGTTTCTCGAATGGGCCAACGTTTTCGACAATTGTTACGGCACGCCGCGCGCGCCGGTCGAAGCGGCGCTCTCGGCCGGCAACGACGTGCTGTTCGACATCGACTGGCAGGGCACCCAACAGTTGCGCAGCCGGGCGTCGAACGACGTCGTCAGCGTCTTCATCCTTCCGCCGTCAGTTCAGGACCTCGAGCATCGGCTCCACACGCGGGCGCAGGATTCCGACGAGGTGATCCGCGGGCGGATGAAAAAGGCCGGCGACGAGATGAGCCATTTCGACGCCTACGACTACATCGTCGTCAACGACAACATCGGCGTCGCCTTCGAGTCCGTCAAAGCGATCCTGCGCGCGGAACAGCTCAAGCGCGAGCGGCAGATCGGGATCGACGCCTTCGTGCGGGAGATGCGGCGCGAACTCGAAAAATAGCGGGCCGGCAGCGCCGCCACTCTCGTGCAGGCTCGCTCAGGCCGCCGGACGCTTCTGCGCGCGCGCCAGCAACTCTTCGATCTCATTGGTGCTCTGTACTTCGGCTTGGCGCTGGCGCGCGGCTCTGATCCAGGCCGGCGGCTCGGCGGGCTGCGTCGGCGGCGACGGATCGACGTCCAGTTCGGCGTGGCCCGGGGCGACGTCATCGGCCGCGGCCGCCGGCCGCGGTACGTCGCGCCAGATGTCCGGCCTGCCGTTGGGATCGCGGCGCACCATCGGCTCACGTCTGCTGAATTTCACGATGCCGCCCACGATCAGGCCGGCGAGGGCGAGCGCGGCGAGCAGCGCCGCGATCAGCATGGTGGCCGATCCCGCCGAGAACGCAGCCGCCGGCACCGTGCTCTTGGCGGCCGCGGTCTGGGCGGCACTGCGCAGTTTGCTCGCCGCGTCCGGGGCCGTCGAAGCAGCGTCGCTCACGGCTGCGTCGGACCAGCGCTGCGCGATCGGCGAAGCCTGCGTCGCTGCGGGTGGCTGATCGGTCACGGCGGGAAGCGGAGCGGGAAAGGCGGAAGCCTGGTCCGGCGCGGCGACCTCGCGGAGCGGGGCGGGCTCCGGCGGCGCATCGAATTCGGCGCGCGCGTTGGCGATCGCGGAATGCAGCGGAACGGTCGTCGTTCGCACCGGCTTCGGTATGGTCTTCGCCGCGGGGACGGTCGCGGCATCGCCCGATGCGGTTTCTGTTCGGCTGGCCGGCGCCGCGCGGGCGGAGTCGTCGGATGCGGGGCTGGCCGCAGCGGTCTCGGCCGGCGCCGCGGATTTGTCACCGGCGGCGCGCGTGTACCAGCAGTTGCGCTTGTTGGCGTGATCGGTGCGGTAGAACCAACGGCTGCCCGCCGGCGCCGGCCCCTTGGGTCCGGAAAGACATTCGCCGGCCGGAGCGGCGCTGCCCGGAGGCGCGGCGAGGGCGCCGGTCGCAGCCAGGGTCAGCCCGGCGGCACAGAGGACGTTCGTGGTGAGTTTACGCATGGCATCCCCCGATCGTGATGCGGTAACCGATCCTTAACGGAGGGTGTTGTCGTCATCAAATGGGGTCGCAATAAGCCGCAATTCCGGTGCGGTTGGGACAAGAATCGGGCCTGCATTGCGGGTGAAACGGGAACCCGCAACGCAGTTCCGTGGGCGCGTCGGAAGCGCGATTAGTTCGTCAGCATGATGCGGCCGACCACCTTGCCGGCGCGCAACTGATCGATCCACTTCTGCACGTCCGTCATCGGTTCTTCTTTCATCGGCGTCGGCTTGATCTTGCCGGCGCGCGCCAGCGCCAGCAGTTCCTTGGTCTCCTCGAGGGTCCCGACCATGAAGCCTTCGATCGTCATGCGCTTGTAGATCCACTGCACCATCGGCAGGCTGAACTGACCGCCCATCAGCCCGGAGACGACGATCTTGCCGCCGCGCGCGACAGTGCCGACGGCGAAGTTCATCGACTTGTCGTTGCCGGCGAAATCCACGATGCAGTCGAAACCGCCGTCGTTCTCCTTGACGATGCGCTTGATCACGTCGGGCTCGGACGGATCGTAGGCGGTCGTGGCGCCGTTCTGCAGAGCGGCTTCGCGCGCTGCAGGGCTGAGATCGGCGACCGAGATCGGCTGCTTGAACATCGTCTGCGCCAGCGACAGGCCCATCATGCCGACGCCACCGAGACCGATCAGCAGGATGTTGCGCTGGCGCGGCTGATCGACCAGCCGCTTCAGCGCGCCGTAGGCGGTGATACCGGAGCACATCAGCGTCGCCGCGACATTGGTCGGCAGCGGATCGTAGTCGAGCAGATATTTCGCGTCGGGTACCAGCACGTGCGTGGCGAAGCCGCCGTCGATCGCGACGCCGAGGAAGCGGTTCTTGGTGCACAGGTTCTCGTCACCGGCGAGGCAATCGCGGCACTTGCCGCAGCCGATCCAGGGAAACACCGCCTTCTTCTTGCCGATCAGTTCGGCCGGTGCATCGGGGCCGACCTCGTCGACGATGCCGGCGATCTCGTGGCCGAGCGTGAAGGGCAGCGTCATGCCGCGCGTGGTGTCGAGCTTCTTGCCGCCGCCGAGATCGGCGTAGCCGTCCTGGATGTGGAGATCGGAATGACACAACCCGCAGCGTTCGATCCGGACCAGCACTTCGCGGCCTTGCGGCTTCGGCGTGTCGATAATGGTCTCGCACAGCGGGGCGTCGAATTTCACCAGCGATTGGCGACGCATCTGCGTCATGTCGGTCTCTCCCTTAGGGTGTGTTTTTTGTATCTCGTATATCGATCAATTCGTTCGCCATGGCAACAAAGCCGGAAACCGGGACGGTCTCGGCGCGGCGTGTCGGGTCGATCCCGGCCGCCGCAGCCAGCCGCGCCGGGTCGACGCCGAGCGCCTTGAGGCTTTGCCGCAGCATCTTGCGGCGCTGGCCGAAGGCGGCGGCGGCGACCTGCTCCAGCGCCGCGCGGTTGCATGGTTCGGGCGCGGAGCGCGGGACCAGGCGGACGACGGAGGAGGTCACCTTCGGCTGCGGCACGAAGGCGGAGGGCGCGATGTCGAACAGCATCCCGGTGTCGCACCGCCAGTTCGACAGCACCGCGAGCCGGCCATAGGCGTCGTCGTCCTCGCAGGCGACGATGCGTTGCGCCACTTCGCGCTGAAACATCAGCACCATCATGTCGTACCAGGGGGGCCACGGCTCGGCGCAGAGCCAGCCGATCAGGAGCGGCGTGGCGATGTTGTAGGGCAGGTTGGCGACGATCCTGGCGCGTGCTCCGCCGAGCAAAGGCCGGGGGTCGAACTCCATGGCGTCGGCGCAGACGATCTCCAGCCGTCCCGGATAGTGCGCCGCGATTTCCTCGAGTGCGCCGAGGGCGCGTTCGTCGCGTTCGATCGCGATCACGCGCCTCGCGCCGGTGGCGAGCAGCGCGCGGGTCAATCCGCCGGGGCCGGGGCCGATCTCGACCACGGTCACGTCGTCCAGCGGGCCGGCGGCGCGCGCGATCCGGGCGGTGAGATTGAGGTCGAGCAGAAAATTCTGGCCGAGCGATTTTCGCGCGGCGAGATCGTGACGCTTGATGACGTCGCGCAGCGGCGGCAGGCCGTCGATCGCACTCATGGCGAAGGCGCCGCAGCCATCCGGGCCGCGAGCTTCAGCGCGGCGATCAGGCTCGACGGATCGGCGCGTCCGGTGCCGGCGATGTCGAATGCCGTGCCGTGGTCGGGCGAGGTGCGGATGAAAGGGAGACCGAGAGTGACGTTGACGCCTTCGTCGAAGGCGATGGTCTTGATCGGGATCAGGGCCTGATCGTGATACATGCAGATCGCGCAGTCGTAGCGCTTGCGCGCGGCGGCATGAAACATCGTGTCGGCAGGCAGCGGACCGCGGGCGTCGATCCCTTCGCGGCGCAGGATCTCCACCGCCGGCGCGACGATATTGCGATCTTCGCTGCCGAGCGCGCCGTCTTCGCCGGCGTGCGGATTGAGGCCGGCGACCGCGAGCCGCGGCGCGGCAATGCCGAGGCGGCGTCGCAGATCTTGCACCACGATGCGTGCGGTCGAAACGATCAGCTCGGTCGTGAGCTGCGCGATCGCGTCGCGCAGCGAAACATGGATCGTGACCGGCACGACGGCGAGGCTCGGACACCACAGCATCATCACCGGCTGCGGCACGACGCCATCGCTGCGCGCCAGTTCGGCGAGGAATTCGGTGTGGCCGGGATGTGCAAAGCCGGCCTGATACAAAACGCTTTTGGCGATCGGATTGGTGACCACCGCGGCCGCGCGGCCCGCGCCGACATCGTCCACCGCCCGACGGATCGACGCGATCGCAGCGGTGGCGCTGGTGGCGTTGGGTCTTCCCGGCTCGGCAGTCGCGGGATGTCCAGTCGCCACGACGGGCAGGGCGGTCGCAAAGGTATCGGCAGCGTCCTCGACACACACATCAGCGATCGGGATGTCGACGCCCAACAGCTGCGCGCGTCGCGCCACGCAGTCGCGGTCGCCGAGCAGGTAAAACGGCGGAAGATCGACCGCGTCGCGGCGCATCCACGCCGCGATCGTGATATCGGGGCCGATGCCCGCGGGCTCGCCGAGCGACAACGCTAGTGGTCTGGTCATTTTTTGTCCGCCGCCGATTGCGGCCCGTACCGGGCGACTTCGCGCGGCGCCTGTGCCGAGGTCCTAGCGATACTCGATCATCGCGGCATTGCGCGACTCGCGCAAATAGTCCTTCGACTTGGCCTGAAATTTTTCCGCATACATCTTCTCGCGGATTTCGCGCTTCATCGGCGTGTCGGCGGTGGTGGGCTTGCGCGAGCACAGCGCGACCATCTCGACCCCTTGCTTGGTTGCTTCCGGCGCAGTCATCTGGCCGACCGGGGTCTTGTCCAGAATCTCGCGCAGCGCCGGCGGCAGGTCCGCCGACGTCTTGACGACCGTCGCGCGGATCGCCGCGTTCGGCAATGCCTTGAAGATACGATCGGCGTCCGCGCAGCTCTGGACGCGGCTCCGCAGCGCTTCTGCTTCCTTGCGCCGCGCTTCCACCGCGCCCGCGCCGGAGCCGCGCGACACGATCAGCACCACCGGTCGCATCTGATATTCGAAGCTTTCGGTCGTGGACTTGTCGTCGCCGCCCTTTGCGGCGAGCTGCGCCTGGATGTCCTTTTCGCCGACCAGCAAGCTGTCCTTGAAGCGGCCGCGCACCAGGCTGGTCCAGACCATCTCGGCCTTGATCTTGGACTTCAATGTGCCCGGACGAATGCCCTGGGCCGCGAGCATCTTCACCATCTGATCGGGCGACATCCGCATCCGCGAACTCATGCTCGCGAACGACGAGTCGATGTCCGAATCGCTCGGGTTGACGCCGAATTTCTTGCCTTCCCTGATTTTGACTTTCTCGTCGATCAGTTCGTCGAGAACCTGTTGACGCGTCCGGGACTGGTTCGACAGTTTGTCGAGTTTGGAGCGCTGCTCAATGTCGAAATTGGTGATCGGCTCGCCATTGACCATCACGGCGACGGATTGCGCCCGGGCGAGTCCGATACCGCTCCACGATGCGACCGCGCAGCACAGCGCCGCAGCGAAAATACGAAAGGAGAACTTGGTCGTCATGGGTCGCAGATGCCTCCCAGCCGATGTGATTGATCAGAAACGGGGGCTGCCCGTATGTGTTTCGGCGCTATTGGCCGAAAACGCCGCTCGACGCGCCCGAAACGCTCTGTTGCATCGCGCCCATGCCGATGGTCCGAAGTCCGATCTGCAGCATGACCGAATGATTCAGCGTCGGCGTCGTTCCGTAGTTGGCGTACGAATAGCCGGTGACATAGTTCACGGCCATCACGAAACAGTCGTCCACGTAGCCGGCACCAACAATATATTGATTGATGCGGTTTGCCTCAAGGTCCCAGCGGGCGCCACCCGAGACGACCCAATTCGACGCCACCTTGATGGAACCGGTGGTGAGGATGCCCTGACGTCGCGTCAGAAATCCGAGGTCCGGTTGCGCCGCGTAGTTCCCGTAGATCACGCTGACGGACCAGCGATTGAACGACGCGCTGGCTTCGGCCTCGAAGCGGTTGACGTCGAGCGTCGCCTCGTCGAGTCGCGCACGTGTGGTGAACTTGTAGGTCGAATTCGGCGAATATGAGACCCGGCCGACATAGTCGGAACGGGCTGTCGCGAGCCCCGAATCGAGACCGGTATTGGTGGTGTCCCTCACCGCGTAGGAGTTCTGCCCAAACAACTGATAGGACTGGCCGAACAGCACGTTGATCGCGCCACCGCGATCGAATTGCGTGGTCGCCTGGACGCCGACATTGGCGCGGCCGCCGCCTTCGACGCGATCGTAGCCGGAGAATTTGTCGACGCTGAACAGATTGCTGGTGTCGAACACCATGCTCTGCGCGTCCTCGTTCGGCAGTTTGCCCGCGTAGGTTTCGTTCGGACGAACGATGACCTGCGCGATCGGTTCGATCGTCGTGGTGCCCCAGGGCTGCACGTTGATGAAGGGGTAGCGATATTCGAGACCGATGGTCGGCATCACCCGGAACGCCTGGGTGTCTCCGACAGGGAGATAGTTCGACACGCCGGGCTGATTCGAGACCGAGGAATCGATCGCGTCCATGCGGATCGATGCGAATGGGGTCCAGATCTGGCCGTAGGGGTCGGTGAACGACCGGCGCCATTGCGCCTCGGCCGTTGCACGCGTGTAGGTGCCCGGAATGCCGCGCAACAGGCAGCTCGACGGCATGCGCGCAGCCGGATCGGCCGATGTGTTCAGACAAAGGCTCGTCGTATTCGCGATCGTCGTGATCGGGTCGAACTGCGCCGTCTGGCGGGAGAGGCTGGTGAAGTTGGTCTTGAAGCTGACTTCGCCGCCGAAGATGTTGCGATCCAGAGTCTTCGAATAGTCCAGCACCGGGTGGATGACCGGAATCTGGCCCTGAATGTCAGCCGATGCCCAGCCGAGATAGTGAATCGCCCGCAAATCGAAATAGGAGCGGTTGCCGACGCCGCTCAGATAGATCTGCGAGGTCGCTTCGGTGCTCTGGTTGAGGAAGCTGCCCCAACTGTCGCGATACTGCGCGAGCCTGTAGTCGAGGAAGAACGCACGGTCGGACAGCAACACGCCTTCCCAGCCGAACACCCATTTGTCGTTCAGCGCGAATTCGCCTTTGGTGTCGACGCCGCCACGCAACGAGCGATTGCCCGGCGCGCTTCCGAACGCCGCGGGGTCGGACTGGCTGATGCCATAGGCGCGGATCTGATAGGCGCCGTCCATCAATCGCTGCCGGAACTCGCCTTGCATCAGCACGCCCTGCTTGGTCGTGATCCGGGGCGTCAGCGTGACGTCGTAATCCGGTGCGAGCGCCCAATAGAACGGGATTTCGAAGCCCATCCCGAAGGTCGTGTTGGTGGTGTAGAACGGCATCAGGAAGCCGGTCTTACGCTTCACCGTCGGATCGGGCGTCGAGAAATACGGCAGATAGGCCATCGGAACGCCGAAGAATTCGAGCTGGGCGTTCTCGAAATACAGCATTTTGTCGACTTGATCGTGGATGATCCGGGCGCCCTTGACCTGCCACAGCGGCGGCTTCTTCGGATCGTCCCGGCACGGCGCGCAGGCGGTGTACACGCCGTTCTGAAACACGTTGTAGTCGCCGTCGGTGCGATCGGCGCGCGACGCTGCGATACGGGTGTCTTCGGCGGTGTCGACGCGCAGCGAATCGACGAAACCGTCGCGGTAGTCGTCGCTCAGATCGAGCATATTGGCGTAGGTGATCTTGCCCGTCGCGTCCGTCATTCGGACGTTGCCTTCGGCGCGCAGACGCTTGGTGTTCTGGTCGTAGACCAGGCGGTCGGCTTCGACACTGGTTCCGTTGAAGAACATCTGGACGTTGCCGACGGCGGACACCCGCTGGTTGTTGTAGTCGTAGTTGACCTCTGTCGCCTGGACGAGCATCTGCCCGTCCGTCCCCGTCTGGGGCGGACGCGGCCGGGCCGGGCGCGGATTATAGGTGTAGCTCTGCGCTTCCGCCGACGAGATCGACGCGAGGTCGGCCGCGCCTGCCAGCAGCAGGGCAGCCAACGGAATCGCACAACTGGCCATGAGGGAGCGCTTGCTGCGCACGATGGTGCGGCGCGGCAAGGCGAACAGCTCGTCTCGGAGGGCGGCGATCATGGCCACTACCCGTCCTCCTGGTACAGCAAAGCCAAAAAACCAGCGAGGCCGCCCACACAGACGGGCAACCACGCTGCAGCAAGCGGATGCATCAACTCAGCCTTGCTCAAATCCTCAGTCACTTTCGACAGGATATAGAGCAGAAAGCCTGCCCCCACGCCACTCAAAACCATCTTTTGCACGCCGCCGAAACGGAAGAATCGCAAGCTGACAGAAGCAGCTAGCATCACCATCGCGGCCAGCAAAAACGGCTTTGCCAGCAGCTTGTGATACTGCAAACGATACCCCGCCGTCGCGAACCCGGAGCTCTCCGAGGCTTTGATGTAGGACGGGAGTTGCCAAAAAGACACACTTTCGGGCGTGGCGAAGCTGTTCCGAACCTGCGCGAGCGTCAGCGCGGTTGGCAGCCGCAGGGTCGCCTGCTCCTCCGGTGCGGAATCGAGGGTGTATTTTCGAACGTCTTTCAACAGCCAGTAGCCGGGTTCGAGCACCGCCTCGCGGGCCTCGATTCGGTCCTTGAACTGAAAATCGGGCTCGAACCGGAACACGCTAATTCCGCTCAGCACCGCTCCCTGCTGCTGGCTCCGCGCGGCATTGATGATCGACTGCCCCTCGGGACTGACCTGATTCATCCAGAACCCGTTGGCATCCTGCAAACTGCCCGAGCCCTGGCCGAACAGTTCGGCCTCCATCTGCTTGGCGCGTTCCTGCATATAGGCCGACATCGGGTTGAAGACCGCGCTGGCGAACACGCCGAGCGCGAGCGCGCTCCACAGTGCCGGGGCGATGAACTGCCAGGCCGACAGCCCAGCCGCTCGCGCGATCACGAGCTCGAGTCGACGCGACAGGGCGAGGTAGCAGGTCATGCCGCCGATCAGGATGCAGAACGGCAGCAGCCGTTCGAGCAACTGCGGCACCCGAAAGAACGAGGCCTGGGCGATCACGAAGGCCGACACGGAGAGACCGCCGGCGCGACGCAACAGATCGATATAGTCGACGAACACCAGCAACACGAACAGGCCGAAGAACACGCCGAGAGCCGACGAGACGAACCGGGCAGCGAAATAGCGTCCGAGCGTGTTCAAGACCATGGCGGGCACCGCATCACGCCGGCATCGGCCGCCGGACCAGCCGGCTGAGCGAAGCGGTGAGGGCGTTGAACGCGTCGACCAAAAGGGTCGGCGGTTCGATCACCACGTTGCGCCGGATCAGCCAGACGCTGGCGGCAATTGCAACGGCGAGCAGCAGATATTGCAGGCCGGCGATATAAGGCGTGTGGTTGGCGACCACCGACAGCGCAAATCCCGCGAGCCTGACGACGAACGCGCACAGAACAGCGCCGATCATCGAGAAGTTTCGACTCTGGCGCGTGGTTCGCGGCATGCCCAAGAACGCGAACGTGACCGCTGCGAAGAAGAACGGATAGATCGGCGCCAGCAGGCGATCGTGCATCTCCGAGCGGAATTGGGTCGGCAATTGTGCCAGCAGAGGATCCTTCGGATCCGGCCAGATCAATTCCCACAGGTAATGCTCGCGAATTCCATAGGCGACGTCGCGGGCTCGCGAGAATTTCGACATATCGAAGGCGTAGCGGCTGAAGGCGACCAGCGTCGGCTCCTGCTTTCCGCCCTGAAACCGCTCCAAATGGCCGTCCTCGAGCACGAGGAAGGAGCCATCCTTGTTCTTCAGCACCGTGCCGTGGTCGGCGATGATGCTGACGCGATCGGCGGGATCGCGGCGGTCATCGATGAACACACCGACGAGAAGCCCGCCCGCCTGCCGCTCGCGAACGCGGATCGTCAGATTTTGCTCGAGCTGCGCGAAGCGGCCCGGCTGCAGCACGTTGGCAAGCACGTCGGCGGTGATCTCGGCGTCCCACCGGGCGATGCGGCGCAACCCGTCCGGCGCGATATAAGAGCCGATCAGAGTGACGAGTGCAGCGACGAAGATCGTGGCATAGACGAACGGCCGAAACAGTCGCAGCGGTGACAGGCCGGCGGCGTTCATCACGATGATTTCGGAGTCGGTGGCGAGTCGGTTCAGCGTATGCGCCACCGCGATCATCAGCGCGATCGGGGCGATCACCAGGATCAGGACGGGCACCGCAAGGCCGGTCAGGCCGAGGAAGGTCACGATGGTCTGGCCCTGGCTGGTCATCAAATCGATGCCACGCAAAGCCTGGGTGATCCAGATCACGCCGGTGAGGCTGGCCATGACGACCGCGAACGACGTCAGAGTCGTGCGGAAAATATAGCTATCGATGGAGCCCATCGGCCGGCGAAATCCCCTGCGCCCAATTCGATCCCCGCCAGGATTCGATCCGAATCCTCCCCAGGCGGCGATCGTGCGGGCTGTCCCACGATCGCATTACCATCTGTCTGATCTGTCAACAAAATGGCTGACCGGCGGCGGCTTCCGGATATGGTTAATGTTGCCCGAGTGTACCCCGCTCGCCACGGTAGGGGGTCGTGAGAGGTGTTTTTGTACCGCTTATAAGTCCAGGGGAGATTGGGATCCGGCGAGCCGCCGGGACATATCGTCGATGCGTTCCACGGCGCCGGGATGCGGCGATCGCGATGCCGGCTTGACTTGACGACGCAGGGCACCAAAACAACAGGTTGCACCGCCTGCCGGATTC
The DNA window shown above is from Rhodopseudomonas palustris HaA2 and carries:
- the rsmA gene encoding 16S rRNA (adenine(1518)-N(6)/adenine(1519)-N(6))-dimethyltransferase RsmA — protein: MSAIDGLPPLRDVIKRHDLAARKSLGQNFLLDLNLTARIARAAGPLDDVTVVEIGPGPGGLTRALLATGARRVIAIERDERALGALEEIAAHYPGRLEIVCADAMEFDPRPLLGGARARIVANLPYNIATPLLIGWLCAEPWPPWYDMMVLMFQREVAQRIVACEDDDAYGRLAVLSNWRCDTGMLFDIAPSAFVPQPKVTSSVVRLVPRSAPEPCNRAALEQVAAAAFGQRRKMLRQSLKALGVDPARLAAAAGIDPTRRAETVPVSGFVAMANELIDIRDTKNTP
- a CDS encoding peptidylprolyl isomerase, which gives rise to MTTKFSFRIFAAALCCAVASWSGIGLARAQSVAVMVNGEPITNFDIEQRSKLDKLSNQSRTRQQVLDELIDEKVKIREGKKFGVNPSDSDIDSSFASMSSRMRMSPDQMVKMLAAQGIRPGTLKSKIKAEMVWTSLVRGRFKDSLLVGEKDIQAQLAAKGGDDKSTTESFEYQMRPVVLIVSRGSGAGAVEARRKEAEALRSRVQSCADADRIFKALPNAAIRATVVKTSADLPPALREILDKTPVGQMTAPEATKQGVEMVALCSRKPTTADTPMKREIREKMYAEKFQAKSKDYLRESRNAAMIEYR
- the lptG gene encoding LPS export ABC transporter permease LptG, which gives rise to MVLNTLGRYFAARFVSSALGVFFGLFVLLVFVDYIDLLRRAGGLSVSAFVIAQASFFRVPQLLERLLPFCILIGGMTCYLALSRRLELVIARAAGLSAWQFIAPALWSALALGVFASAVFNPMSAYMQERAKQMEAELFGQGSGSLQDANGFWMNQVSPEGQSIINAARSQQQGAVLSGISVFRFEPDFQFKDRIEAREAVLEPGYWLLKDVRKYTLDSAPEEQATLRLPTALTLAQVRNSFATPESVSFWQLPSYIKASESSGFATAGYRLQYHKLLAKPFLLAAMVMLAASVSLRFFRFGGVQKMVLSGVGAGFLLYILSKVTEDLSKAELMHPLAAAWLPVCVGGLAGFLALLYQEDG
- a CDS encoding LPS-assembly protein LptD, with translation MIAALRDELFALPRRTIVRSKRSLMASCAIPLAALLLAGAADLASISSAEAQSYTYNPRPARPRPPQTGTDGQMLVQATEVNYDYNNQRVSAVGNVQMFFNGTSVEADRLVYDQNTKRLRAEGNVRMTDATGKITYANMLDLSDDYRDGFVDSLRVDTAEDTRIAASRADRTDGDYNVFQNGVYTACAPCRDDPKKPPLWQVKGARIIHDQVDKMLYFENAQLEFFGVPMAYLPYFSTPDPTVKRKTGFLMPFYTTNTTFGMGFEIPFYWALAPDYDVTLTPRITTKQGVLMQGEFRQRLMDGAYQIRAYGISQSDPAAFGSAPGNRSLRGGVDTKGEFALNDKWVFGWEGVLLSDRAFFLDYRLAQYRDSWGSFLNQSTEATSQIYLSGVGNRSYFDLRAIHYLGWASADIQGQIPVIHPVLDYSKTLDRNIFGGEVSFKTNFTSLSRQTAQFDPITTIANTTSLCLNTSADPAARMPSSCLLRGIPGTYTRATAEAQWRRSFTDPYGQIWTPFASIRMDAIDSSVSNQPGVSNYLPVGDTQAFRVMPTIGLEYRYPFINVQPWGTTTIEPIAQVIVRPNETYAGKLPNEDAQSMVFDTSNLFSVDKFSGYDRVEGGGRANVGVQATTQFDRGGAINVLFGQSYQLFGQNSYAVRDTTNTGLDSGLATARSDYVGRVSYSPNSTYKFTTRARLDEATLDVNRFEAEASASFNRWSVSVIYGNYAAQPDLGFLTRRQGILTTGSIKVASNWVVSGGARWDLEANRINQYIVGAGYVDDCFVMAVNYVTGYSYANYGTTPTLNHSVMLQIGLRTIGMGAMQQSVSGASSGVFGQ
- the lptF gene encoding LPS export ABC transporter permease LptF — translated: MGSIDSYIFRTTLTSFAVVMASLTGVIWITQALRGIDLMTSQGQTIVTFLGLTGLAVPVLILVIAPIALMIAVAHTLNRLATDSEIIVMNAAGLSPLRLFRPFVYATIFVAALVTLIGSYIAPDGLRRIARWDAEITADVLANVLQPGRFAQLEQNLTIRVRERQAGGLLVGVFIDDRRDPADRVSIIADHGTVLKNKDGSFLVLEDGHLERFQGGKQEPTLVAFSRYAFDMSKFSRARDVAYGIREHYLWELIWPDPKDPLLAQLPTQFRSEMHDRLLAPIYPFFFAAVTFAFLGMPRTTRQSRNFSMIGAVLCAFVVRLAGFALSVVANHTPYIAGLQYLLLAVAIAASVWLIRRNVVIEPPTLLVDAFNALTASLSRLVRRPMPA
- the gmk gene encoding guanylate kinase — its product is MKDGAAGSLNGIERRGLMFVLSSPSGAGKTTLSRMLVDEAPGLRMSVSATTRPKRPGEVDGRDYYFVDRPKFDAMVEAGEFLEWANVFDNCYGTPRAPVEAALSAGNDVLFDIDWQGTQQLRSRASNDVVSVFILPPSVQDLEHRLHTRAQDSDEVIRGRMKKAGDEMSHFDAYDYIVVNDNIGVAFESVKAILRAEQLKRERQIGIDAFVREMRRELEK
- the pdxA gene encoding 4-hydroxythreonine-4-phosphate dehydrogenase PdxA; translated protein: MTRPLALSLGEPAGIGPDITIAAWMRRDAVDLPPFYLLGDRDCVARRAQLLGVDIPIADVCVEDAADTFATALPVVATGHPATAEPGRPNATSATAAIASIRRAVDDVGAGRAAAVVTNPIAKSVLYQAGFAHPGHTEFLAELARSDGVVPQPVMMLWCPSLAVVPVTIHVSLRDAIAQLTTELIVSTARIVVQDLRRRLGIAAPRLAVAGLNPHAGEDGALGSEDRNIVAPAVEILRREGIDARGPLPADTMFHAAARKRYDCAICMYHDQALIPIKTIAFDEGVNVTLGLPFIRTSPDHGTAFDIAGTGRADPSSLIAALKLAARMAAAPSP
- a CDS encoding alcohol dehydrogenase; amino-acid sequence: MTQMRRQSLVKFDAPLCETIIDTPKPQGREVLVRIERCGLCHSDLHIQDGYADLGGGKKLDTTRGMTLPFTLGHEIAGIVDEVGPDAPAELIGKKKAVFPWIGCGKCRDCLAGDENLCTKNRFLGVAIDGGFATHVLVPDAKYLLDYDPLPTNVAATLMCSGITAYGALKRLVDQPRQRNILLIGLGGVGMMGLSLAQTMFKQPISVADLSPAAREAALQNGATTAYDPSEPDVIKRIVKENDGGFDCIVDFAGNDKSMNFAVGTVARGGKIVVSGLMGGQFSLPMVQWIYKRMTIEGFMVGTLEETKELLALARAGKIKPTPMKEEPMTDVQKWIDQLRAGKVVGRIMLTN